The Clostridium septicum genome contains a region encoding:
- a CDS encoding CpsD/CapB family tyrosine-protein kinase, protein MLIVENKPRSVAAESYRTLRTNIQYSSFDEECKSIVITSSEPGEGKSTTAANLALSLAQGEKKVILIDCDLRKPSIHKKFKISNLTGLSDVLIGQKKLIQVLKRHGDNLLLLTSGKIPPNPSEMLGSKAMKNLLKELRENFDYIIIDTPPVQAVTDSQVLSTEADGTLLVIKAEKTKRDSVHNSINLLRKVNANIIGTVLNGVNNNSENYHYYGEK, encoded by the coding sequence ATGTTAATAGTGGAAAATAAGCCAAGGTCTGTGGCTGCAGAAAGTTATAGAACATTAAGGACAAATATACAATATTCATCTTTTGATGAAGAATGTAAGTCTATAGTAATAACAAGTTCTGAACCTGGGGAAGGAAAATCAACAACAGCAGCAAATCTTGCATTATCATTAGCACAAGGCGAAAAGAAAGTAATTTTAATAGATTGTGATTTGAGAAAACCATCTATACATAAAAAATTTAAAATATCAAATTTAACTGGTTTATCAGATGTATTGATAGGACAAAAAAAGCTAATTCAAGTTTTAAAAAGGCATGGGGACAATTTACTTTTACTAACTTCAGGAAAAATACCTCCAAATCCTTCAGAAATGTTAGGATCAAAGGCTATGAAGAATCTATTAAAAGAACTAAGAGAAAACTTTGATTACATAATTATAGATACTCCACCAGTACAAGCTGTAACAGATTCTCAAGTTTTATCAACAGAAGCAGATGGTACTTTACTTGTAATTAAAGCAGAGAAAACTAAGAGAGATTCAGTTCATAACTCTATAAATTTACTTAGGAAAGTTAATGCAAATATAATAGGTACTGTTTTAAATGGAGTAAATAATAATAGTGAAAACTATCATTATTATGGGGAAAAGTAA